The stretch of DNA aattgtctggccgattcccctggctgctgagttatatggctcaagtcatcagcatccggtggtcgcacataagtgccctggaagttgtcaaggaatgcgtcttccagatcctcccaactaccgacggagtctgctagcaagctattcagccaatgccgaactggtcctttgagttttagtgggaggtacttgatggcatgtagatcatcatcgcgagccatgtggatgtgaaggaggaaatcctcaatccatacagcgggatctgttgtaccatcatatgattcgatatttacgggtttcaAACCCTCcaggaattcgtgatccataacttcatcagtgaagcatagggggtgtgcggcgcctctgtgccgggctatatcccgacgcagttcatatgagtcttgtctgctgtattcggcccggccggatttgcttttggtgtatccggcgcgatgatcatcgtcccgtgttggcgcgcgtgcccgtgacccatatattgaccttgcaaattttgccttactgtccaatacgtctcgcaggtcccgtgtgttgccccgggccttggtatttttgattgagtggcggcggggtgcatgctgaacttcaggctgaaacgcctctctggctcggccacgcaatggccggtcagccgcatcgtaaaCTGGTGAAtaaggtttcaatgcttcctcctcaaggtaaggtagcaacctgcgttttgggtaactcttggaggggcgctcgagttcgtattcctcggccgcaaggacttcggtccatctgtctgctagcaagtcttgatcagcttgaagctgttgttgctttttcttcaggctatttgctgtggccataagccggctcttgaagcgctcctgctcgacggggtcctcaggcacgataaattcttcgtcgccgaggctcgcctcgtcttcggagagaggcatgtaattgtcctcctccggttctccatctgctgcctgctctggagggctggcttgttcatcctccggctctacatcgtgctggaggggattgtggttgtcttcggcactatccggagtgttattatctcctgtgccggtatcgctacttttgctgtggcgggacttagagcagtgccgctgacgtcggcgcttgggttgcctCTTGGAGGGGTCATCATCCGCTGTCTcattgccattgccttctttaggggtgtccaccatatatatgtcgtatgatgaggtagcggtccagcgccctgtgggcggtggttcctgctcgtctcctgcatcgtcgtccataccgttgatgtctttggagtcgaagtcgagcatgttggttaaatcgtcgatagtggctactaagtgggtggtgggtgggcagcgaatttcttcgtcgtccgcatcccattctagccggacatagttcggccaaggttctcctgacagggagagagaccttaatgaatttagcacatcgccaaagggcgagtgctgaaagatatccgcagaggtgaactccatgatcggcacccagtcggattcgacgggcacggatgtaagcggctcggagtccgtggccggaggtgaatccagtggttcggcgacacggctctcgtaaggggtgaagtcattatccggctctatcgccactgagagtgcggcctccacggcggggtctatccctccgctctcggatagcgcgatttgctccggattgacggcaggagtagttgcagatgcgatttCCCGAAtattgtccgacggcagagttacttcatgctcgtcgtgacagtgcggagcacatgacatgggctcgaatccgtcgaagatcaagtctccgcggatgtcggcaatGTAGTTTAAGTTTCTGAACCTGACCCGATGGCccggggcgtagctctcgatctgctccagatggccaagcgaattggcccgcagtgcgaagccgccgaatacaaagatctgtccggggaggaaaacatcaccctggaccgcatcgttaccgatgatcgaaggagccatcaaaccttatggcgacgacacagtggaactctcaatgaaagcaccaatgtcggtgtcaaaaccggcggatctcgggcagggggtcccgaactatgcgtctaaggcggatggtaacaggaggcaggggacacgatgtttacccaggttcgggccctcttgatggaggtaataccctatgtcctgcttgattgttcttaatgatatgagtattataagagttgatctaccacgagatcatagaggctaaaccctagaagctagcctatggtatgattgtatgttgtcctacggactaaacccttcgatttatatagacaccggagggggccagggttacacagagtcggttacaagggaggagatctacacatccgtattgcctagcttgccttccacgccaaggaaagtcccatccgaacacgggacgaagtcttcaatcttgtatcttcatagcccaacagtcctgccaaaggatatagtctggctatccggagaccccctaatccaggactccctcacacatCGTTGATCGCCATGCTCCTCATGCCCATCGTCGCCACCATCACCGACCAAACCTTCATCGCGTGAGTTCCTCCTCCCGTTCTACTTTATGTTCATGCTCCACACCAAATCACTGCTACAGACACCCTCTATGGTGTTGTGCTATGAGGAAAAAATCTCACAAACATCGAGGCTATGGAGATGGGCATCAACGAAGTTATGTGCCCCTGGGGTGCCTCAGACAACAACCAAAGTCATCAAGCTCATCAGTGATTCCCATTTGGTCTGTCTACAAtaaaggaggaggagaagataagaagtaggagagagagagagagagatgagatCGAGAATAGTGAATGGTCATGATCGGGATTGTCCATTTCTCGATGCATCTAACAAGTCTTAGGTTGGGATGGACCATAATCAGTTTGAGAAGGCTATTAATTTCAGGGATTGGGGTTTAAGCTTCTCTTCCCAAACAAGTCATAggctttattttatttttctctttctaCATCACCAAAACTGGAAATGTCCATGGAGAACAATCACTCCTACAAACTACACGTGCTTTATGGGCTAGCCACATACATGTACAACAAGTACACTTTGTGATACTAAAAATCCCAAACCTATGGATGTACTTTTTAATGTAGCAACTTTACATCTCTGTCCGGGATTAAAGGGTTGACAGGCTACCTCAAATCATCTATATTTCTTGGGACATTGCTTCTATAGCGTTGCATTTTCCTCATACTCTTTGCTAGTCCCATGAGATGATTGGCCATGCATACACATGTAGGCTCAGGAAAGAAATATGTTTGTTGCATGCATGATATCGATTAAGGTATGCAAAATGGGAGAAATAACACATGCAAAGCTTGAGGGGATACCGAAGGCCCGTGCTATTAAGACGGCTGAGTGCCTTGGTCCCCGAGAATCCTTTATCCAACCCAGTGAATCTGGACTACCAAAATAGGCTTTAGCCCCATATATATATAAAGCAACAACCAAGCATTACAATGGGGAAAAACATCAAGGATAGAAGATGCTAAAGAAACAACTAACAAGCTCTAAATGTACCAAGAACAAGCTTCAGCATACAAGCCCGTAGCGAACTGCATATCATGCCATCGATGTGACTAAGACAAGTGACCAGTAAGACCACGCTCCACCAATTCCCATGAGGCCACTGCTCCTACCATTTGTTTCTATCCCTGAAGAAGGCCCCTGCCTTGTCGTCCTGGATCGAAGGACAGCATGCTGTCGGTAGGTAGAACTGCTCAACCTTGAGCTTGCATGAACATGACCAGTAGGTTGCTGGGGAGATGGCGATAGGCACGACGACCTCACATTGCGAAGAAAATCCCATACATCGTCACTGCCTCCGGCAAATACCACAATGCCTACCGCAAGCTCCTCAGCAGGAACACTTGCTAAAGATCCACCGGCAATCCACTGCCCACATCAAAGCCTCGACCACCACCCCATAGTCCCAAGGGGGTGCCTTCAGGAAGAAACACGACATTGGAGCGTTGGAGCCACGCAATCTGAGAGATTTTTGGCTTTCATCCGGGACACGAAGGTGAAGGGTAGAGAATGGATCTCGATGCCACCtacaagaagaagactgacactcaAAGCGTCGTCGACATCATGACTGCCATTGCCAGTTCCGGTCAACCGGATCCAGAGCCCCCCTCCCCCAGCCCAAACAACCTAACCAGCCTCCAGATCCGGCTATCCAAAGGCCGCCGACATCTTGCATCAGTGGGGTAGGACGATGAACAAGGGAAGGGACCACCATCTTCAAATTGATGCCAAGGGACAACGAGGCGGCCCAAAACCGAGATCCACGCCTGTCGCAGCTTCCTACCCGCGCGGCCAAGAGCGATGCTCAACAACATCCACGCCAGCCATCCGTCCCCAGGATGGAGGCGCGCTCCTTACTGCCGCTGCCGTCGCAGATCCGAGCGCTCCATGGGTAGACCACCACCACACATCCCAACACGGACCCGTCGGCGCATCATGCCGGCGGAAACCCCCACGCCACCATCTGGGAGGAAGAATATGGCCTCGCCACCGCTAGTGTCGCGGAGGTTTTGCGCGGCGACACCTGCCGACGGTGAtgagaagggggggggggggggggggggggggggggggggggcattgcTCTCGGTGCTAGGGTTTGCCCCCGGGTCTCCGCGGAGCGACACCGATTGTCTCTGCATTAATCTGGACTGATGTAGCAGCAATGAGACTTAACTTTGGAGCATCAAGTAGTAGGTGCATGCGAGATGGCCCGATCCTTAATGAGAACCACACAATTCGTGGTAGAACTAGAAATGGGGATGAGCGGTCAAAACCGGAGATCCTGCGCAAACTCCAAAGTGCCCGGGCAACCGATCGGCAGCCTTCCAACGTTGAGTGACCCGGACTCCCTCTTTTGACCTTTTCCTCGCACTTTCTGCGAGTTGCGCCCCGGCCTCGTGCCCCCGGTGCAACCTCCCCAAAGTTCTCCGGAGCAAAACTCGCAAGGCGCACAGGACCAGGAGGCAAATCTACCTAGCGGGGAGCTTGTGATCACCGCGCGCGAGGGCTCCCCCGTGCCGTGCCATGCGGCAAGATGGCATCCACCGTAGCGCCCTTGAACGCCGACGTCGACCTGCCGACGAACGTGACGGCGCAGACCCACAATGCGACGGCGTCCAAGATCACCAACATGGTGGTGTGCTACTCGCCCATGATGATCACCACCAACGGCATCTGGCAGGGCGTCAACCCGCTCGAGTTCTCCCTCCCGCTCTTCATCCTCCAGGTCgccgtcatcgtcatcaccaccCGCGTCCTCGTGCTCCTCCTCAAGCCCTTCCGCCAGCCCCGCGTCATCGCTGAGATCCTCGCCGGCGTCGTGCTCGGGCCGTCCCTCATGGGCCAGATGGACGGCTGGGGCAACATGGTGTTCCCGCAGCGCAGCCTGCTCACGCTCGAGACCGTGGCGCACCTCGGCCTGCTCTACTTCCTCTTCCTCGTAGGGCTGGAGATGGACCTcgacgtcatcaagcggtccggCAAGAAGGCGCTGTTCGTGGCCTTGGCCGGGATGGCGCTGCCCTTCTGCATCGGCACCGCCACGTCCTTCATATTCCGGCACCAGGTGTCCCGGAACGTGCACCAGACCTCCTTCCTGCTCTTCCTCGGCGTCGCGCTCTCCGTCACGGCGTTCCCCGTGCTCGCCCGCATCCTCGCCGAGACCAAGCTGCTCAACACGGAGCTCGGCCGCATCGCCATGTCGGCCGCCATCGTCAACGACATGTGCGCGTGGATCCTGCTCGCGCTCGCCATCGCCATCACGGAGGTGGACAGCACGGCGCTGTCGTCCCTGTGGGTGCTCCTCTCCGGGGTGGTCTTCGTGCTCATATGCTTCTACGTCGTGCGCCCAGCGATGTGGTGGCTCATTCACCGCATCCCCGAGGGCGAGAGCATCAGCGACATGGACGTGTCACTCATCCTTGCCGGCGTCCTGCTTGCCGGTGTCTGCACCGAGGCCATCGGCATCCACTCCGTCTTCGGCGCCTTCATCTACGGCCTGGTCATCCCGAGCGGGCCGCTCGGCGTCACGCTCATCGAGAAGCTGGAGGACTTCGTCACCGGGCTCCTCCTCCCGCTCTTCTTCGCCATCAGCGGCCTGCGCACCAACATCACCAAGGCGCGCGACCCTGTGACCGTCGGCCTGCTCGTGCTCGTGTTCGTCATGGCCAGCTTCGCCAAGATCATGGGCACCATCATCATCGCGGCGCTCTACACCATGCCGTTCCGTGAGGGCATCGCCCTCGGATTCCTCATGAACACCAGGGGGCTCGTAGAAATGATCGTTCTCAACATTGGGAGAGACAAGCAGGTAGGCACACGGTCACACCGTCACACGCACAGCAAATTTCCCCCAATATCTATGTCAGCCATTGATCAGGTTAAGCATGCATAGGTGTTGGATGACGAGTCGTTTGCGGTGATGGTGATGGTGTCGGTGGGGATGACGGCGCTGGTGACGCCGATCGTGACGAGCTTGCACAAGCCGCCGCGGCGGCTCGTCGGGTACAAGCGGAGAAACCTACAGCGCATCAGGCACGACAGCGAGCTCCGGATGCTGGCCTGCGTGCACACCACCCGCAACGTGCCGTCCGTGCTGTCGCTGCTGGAGCTCTCGAACCCGAGCAAGCGCTCCCCCATCTTCATCTACGCGCTCCACCTCGTCGAGCTCACCGGCCGAGCCTCCAACatgctcgccgccgccgccgcctccgcctccgcctcgacaAATAGCCGGTCAGGCTCCTCTGCCTTGCCGGCTACGACGGAGCACATCTTCAACGCATTCGAGAACTACGAGATGCACACTGGTCAGTAGTCAGTACATACATTTCGTAAGGCTGCATGTCTACGTACGCTGACACGGAGCATGCACGGTGCTTTGTGCGACGCAGGTGGTGTCTCCATCCAGACGCTGGCGGCCGTGTCGCCGTACCAAACGATGCACGACGACGTGTCTGTGCTCGCGGAGGACAAGCACGTCTCGCTCATCGTCGTCCCTTTCCACAAGCAGCAGACGGTGGACGGCGGCATGGAGCCCATCAACACGTCCATCCGCGGGTTCAACGAGAGCCTCCTGTCCGCGTCCCCGTGCTCGGTCGCCATTCTCGTGGACCGCGGCCTCAGCGCCGCCGCGGCGCGCATGGCCGACGAGCACCGCCTGGTGCTCTTCTTCTTCGGCGGGCCGGACGACCGCGAGGCGCTCGCCTACGCGTGGAGGATGGTGGAGAACCCCAGCGTCAGCCTCGCCATCGTAAGGTTCCTCCCGCCGGACTACCGGGAGCGATCCTTCTCCAGCCCCACCTACCGGTCGGCCGCCACGGCGGACTCGCGCGCGATCAACATCGGCACGGAGGGCAAGAGCGAGCTGGAGATGGACGAGGAGTACCTGGGCGAGTTCCGCGATCGCAACCACGGCAACGGCGCCATCACGTACGCGGACAAGACGGTGGCCAACAGCGAGGAGACGGTGGCGGCCATCCGGAGCATGGACAGCAGCACGCACGAGATGTACATCGTGGGCCGGCGCCCCGGCGAGGCCGGGTCGCCGATGACGTCGGCGCTGGAGGACTGGATGGAGTCCCCGGAGCTGGGGCCCATCGGCGACATGCTCGTGTCGTCGGACTTCTCCATGGGGGTGTCGGTGCTGGTGGTGCAGCAGTACGTGGTGGCCGGGGCGCCCGTGGCCGCCGCGGCGCCGGCCGCCAGCGTCGACCCGGTACGCCAGTACCTGAGCAACGCTAACGTGCATCCGGCCACGGGGCTCGCGGGGTACCAGACGATCCCGGCGTCGTCGGCGGCCAATAGCTGGTCTAGTGGCGCCGTAGGCTTCTGAGGCGCTTAGGGTCTTCGATGTTGGAATTTCTGTACTGTGTAGGATTAGTTGTATCGTGACTTGGCAATGCATGGAACGTGCGTGAAGGCTGAGACTATTGTCTTCTGATCGAAGCCTGCTAGCCAGTCGGTTTCCAAGTGATCACTCTAGCTAGACAAATTAGTCAGATTAGATTAGTACTGTTGTATCAGATTCATTGGAGTTAATTGCAGGAAAGTctctttttttttcaaaattcacCGCGTGTTGCGTAACTCATTTGCAGAAAACACTGATCGAGGGATGGCGTTTTAAGCGTGTTTATAACGAGCTTTGCTAGAGCTACAGACAAGACTTACCGACTAAGTGCTACAGGCTGATGTGCCATACACTAATTGGAAACAGTGGACCCATAATTGAAAATCAGGGAGGAAGTGATTGGCGAGGTCGTGGACAAGTCTGTCCGTGCGGAGTTTTCCGTGGGTTGCAGACCGTAGGTGTAGAATTTTCCGTTTATAACATATGGGACCAAGTTGTCATAGTTGACTTCGTAAAAGAAAATTGCTACATGTACGCGATGAATAGTCTACTCTCTCTTTTCAAATCTTTTTTTAACTTAGACACCTCTCAATAAAAAAACGCAATCAAATCTCTTTTTGACTTAGACACCCCTCAATCAAAAATAAAAAACGCAATCAACCACCACGCCCCCCTCCCCCCGGTGTGTACACTCCAGCGCGTCCATGGGCTCTCATcgccggcgaggggcggcgccgTCGGGCTGGAGGCCGCCGACCAGTCACACGTGTCGCGCGCTCCCCCCTCGTACAACGACTGCTGCATCAAGTAGCTCGGCCGGTGAGCAATGCTACCCCATACTACCGAAGTGCATGCTCCATCCCGACGACCTCGGCCGATGGAGTGGCCGGCGAGCAGTGCCATATCGGCCTTGAAGGCATGGCAACATCCTGGCCCTGCCACCAGCCGTGGATGTCATATGGGGTGGAGTTAGCCCAGTGGCCGCCCCGAGCCATCTTGGTACACTGTAGCATATTTGTACAGTAAACTGCTACATTATACATTGCGTTTGGGCATCATCCCCAGGCCTAAGCCTTGGGGGCCTGGATCCGCCCCTGGATGTCGTGGTCGTGCCGTGCGCCGACGAGTTCTGTGCTCCCCTTCTCGGTCGTTTCCCTCCTCTTCATATCGTGGGGTGGCTGCAACCGACCGATAATGGCAAGATCCGGTTGCCCTCCTCCACCGGCGAGATCTAGCTGCCCTCCTCCAGTGTCTTGGTTCGTAGATGAGGAGGACGCCAGGAAACGAAGAAGACGTAGTACACTAATTCAACGCGCGCACGTGGCAATTTTTTTGCCAAGTCAGCTCTTACAATCAGGCCCCGGCCCACCTGTCGGGAAAATGCTAAAATGGACCAAATCCCTCGACCAATGTTTTTTGCAAATGAATTACACAAATATGCTGTGAATTTTGCAAAAAATAGGGAGCAAGTAGTTTTGTCCAATCCTAACCATAAATGTAGTAGTCTCCAGCAATTAACTCGATTAATTGAGTTAGTGCTCACACGACCTTGTTGCCGGGTTTTTAGCTGCCTATGTTGTTCTTTCTGTCATGGAACTAGAGGTCAACATTATTTTCTTGGTTGATCAAATAAGTACTTGCCAATATTTAGGTGATCATTCTTTGAACCAGATAAATCAGTCAGATTTATCAGTACTTCCCAACCCAAAAATGCAGCTTAGTGATAATGCAAGCGGGTAATCCATGTTTGAGCCCATGCGCATATGCTCCTGGTGAACGGTAAATTGAAGGGAAATGACAAAAGAAAATTGATTTTCCATTTACATCCAAGATGCTCGAGTTTTCTAGGAGTGTGAAAATTTTCATGCTCAAATGACATTTCGAAGAGCTCATGCCAAAAAATAATAAATCAAATCTAAACGGTGTAGCTTTTCTCAAGATCATTCACCCCCTCTAGAAGATTCTCAATGTTGCATCTTAGCGATGGATCCTTTGACCAATCCCGACCC from Triticum urartu cultivar G1812 chromosome 3, Tu2.1, whole genome shotgun sequence encodes:
- the LOC125548764 gene encoding cation/H(+) antiporter 15-like; the protein is MASTVAPLNADVDLPTNVTAQTHNATASKITNMVVCYSPMMITTNGIWQGVNPLEFSLPLFILQVAVIVITTRVLVLLLKPFRQPRVIAEILAGVVLGPSLMGQMDGWGNMVFPQRSLLTLETVAHLGLLYFLFLVGLEMDLDVIKRSGKKALFVALAGMALPFCIGTATSFIFRHQVSRNVHQTSFLLFLGVALSVTAFPVLARILAETKLLNTELGRIAMSAAIVNDMCAWILLALAIAITEVDSTALSSLWVLLSGVVFVLICFYVVRPAMWWLIHRIPEGESISDMDVSLILAGVLLAGVCTEAIGIHSVFGAFIYGLVIPSGPLGVTLIEKLEDFVTGLLLPLFFAISGLRTNITKARDPVTVGLLVLVFVMASFAKIMGTIIIAALYTMPFREGIALGFLMNTRGLVEMIVLNIGRDKQVLDDESFAVMVMVSVGMTALVTPIVTSLHKPPRRLVGYKRRNLQRIRHDSELRMLACVHTTRNVPSVLSLLELSNPSKRSPIFIYALHLVELTGRASNMLAAAAASASASTNSRSGSSALPATTEHIFNAFENYEMHTGGVSIQTLAAVSPYQTMHDDVSVLAEDKHVSLIVVPFHKQQTVDGGMEPINTSIRGFNESLLSASPCSVAILVDRGLSAAAARMADEHRLVLFFFGGPDDREALAYAWRMVENPSVSLAIVRFLPPDYRERSFSSPTYRSAATADSRAINIGTEGKSELEMDEEYLGEFRDRNHGNGAITYADKTVANSEETVAAIRSMDSSTHEMYIVGRRPGEAGSPMTSALEDWMESPELGPIGDMLVSSDFSMGVSVLVVQQYVVAGAPVAAAAPAASVDPVRQYLSNANVHPATGLAGYQTIPASSAANSWSSGAVGF